In one window of Ruminococcus albus AD2013 DNA:
- a CDS encoding DUF6809 family protein: MIDAMYNYRQGDIHSAEFSDEFNKLCIPFEDSLSEEQIDVFHKILDCVSETAAAEMRAAYKVGFKDGATMMQEIQD, from the coding sequence ATGATTGATGCGATGTACAATTACAGACAGGGCGATATTCACTCCGCTGAGTTCTCCGATGAGTTTAATAAGCTCTGTATCCCCTTTGAAGATTCGCTGAGTGAGGAGCAGATTGATGTGTTTCACAAGATTCTGGACTGTGTGAGCGAGACTGCTGCCGCTGAAATGAGAGCTGCCTACAAGGTCGGTTTCAAGGACGGTGCGACTATGATGCAGGAGATTCAGGACTGA
- a CDS encoding helix-turn-helix domain-containing protein, translating to MEVGKKLHKLREDKKMSMYRLTQLTGVSGHHIKGIEEGTRQPTIETLNRLAVALGSSLAEMFNDDTECTYLTEKERHLIENFRRLSDEKADALLNMSDVLNK from the coding sequence ATGGAAGTCGGCAAGAAACTGCACAAACTTAGGGAAGATAAGAAAATGTCTATGTACCGCCTTACACAGCTCACAGGAGTGTCGGGACACCATATCAAGGGCATTGAAGAAGGCACACGGCAGCCCACCATTGAAACGCTGAATCGTCTGGCAGTCGCTCTCGGTTCTTCACTTGCGGAGATGTTCAATGATGATACGGAATGCACCTATCTTACGGAGAAAGAACGGCACTTGATTGAGAATTTCCGCAGGCTGTCTGATGAAAAAGCAGATGCTCTGCTGAATATGAGCGATGTTCTGAATAAATAA
- a CDS encoding type I restriction-modification system subunit M, which translates to MITGVIKNKIDKIWTDIWAGGITNPLTVIEQLTYLMFIRSLDEKELENEEFANMTGDTADLIFPQSEIGQAMRWSKFKDKDARDIFSIISKYAFPAVKKMKYGKLPDFDDKGELIEIPDREDGEQEQTAFTRYMDSAVFVIPNPQVLQKIITGLDDLYEHDIADLDMQGDLYEYMLGKLSTAGQNGQFRTPKHIREMMVELVAPTPDDVICDPACGTAGFLVSAAEYIRKHYEDTMTDEQWADFATKTFTGYDTDQTMLRISAMNLMLHSITNPDIDYKDSVSKQNSVSGKYTVCLANPPFKGSVDAESINDNLKAVTNTKKTELLFLALFLRLLQKGGRCACIVPDGVLFGSSKAHKSIRKELIENHQLKAVISMPSGVFKPYAGVSTAVLVFVKTDAGGTDNVWFYDMRADGFSLDDKRSEIAENDIPDIIARFHNPDGERDRERTEQSFFVPKLEIVDNDYDLSINKYKKTEYVAVEYPPTSEIMADLDGLYKELGGVLSELGGLLNE; encoded by the coding sequence ATGATTACCGGTGTCATTAAGAATAAGATAGATAAAATATGGACTGATATATGGGCTGGCGGTATCACCAATCCGTTGACGGTCATTGAACAGCTCACTTATCTGATGTTTATACGCTCCCTCGATGAAAAAGAGCTTGAAAACGAAGAATTTGCCAATATGACGGGCGATACTGCCGATCTGATCTTTCCTCAGTCGGAGATCGGACAGGCTATGCGTTGGAGCAAGTTCAAGGATAAGGACGCTCGTGATATTTTCAGTATTATCTCGAAATATGCCTTTCCTGCGGTAAAGAAAATGAAGTATGGCAAGCTCCCTGATTTTGACGATAAGGGTGAGCTGATAGAAATTCCAGACCGTGAGGACGGTGAACAGGAACAGACAGCTTTCACTCGATACATGGATAGTGCCGTGTTCGTTATCCCTAATCCGCAGGTGTTGCAGAAAATCATCACGGGGCTTGACGATCTTTATGAGCATGATATAGCTGACCTCGATATGCAGGGTGATCTGTATGAGTATATGCTCGGTAAGCTCTCTACGGCAGGTCAAAACGGACAGTTCCGTACTCCGAAACATATCCGTGAGATGATGGTGGAGCTGGTTGCACCCACTCCCGACGATGTGATATGCGATCCTGCCTGCGGTACAGCCGGATTTCTCGTTTCCGCAGCCGAATATATCCGTAAGCATTATGAGGATACCATGACCGATGAGCAATGGGCTGACTTTGCTACAAAGACCTTTACGGGCTATGATACTGACCAGACGATGCTCCGTATCTCGGCTATGAACCTGATGCTCCATTCTATCACCAATCCCGATATTGACTATAAGGACAGCGTTTCAAAGCAGAACAGCGTCAGCGGCAAATACACCGTCTGCCTTGCAAATCCGCCGTTCAAGGGTTCTGTTGATGCGGAGAGTATCAACGACAACCTGAAAGCTGTCACAAACACGAAAAAGACGGAACTGCTGTTCCTTGCACTGTTCCTGCGTCTGCTGCAAAAGGGCGGCAGATGTGCTTGTATCGTGCCTGACGGTGTGCTGTTTGGTTCGAGCAAGGCGCACAAGTCTATCCGCAAGGAACTGATCGAAAATCATCAGCTCAAAGCCGTTATTTCCATGCCCAGCGGTGTTTTCAAGCCCTATGCAGGCGTTTCCACGGCGGTGCTGGTGTTCGTCAAGACCGATGCAGGCGGCACGGATAACGTGTGGTTCTATGATATGAGGGCGGACGGTTTCTCCCTTGATGACAAGCGCTCGGAGATAGCTGAAAACGATATTCCCGATATTATCGCCCGATTCCACAACCCTGACGGTGAGCGTGACAGGGAGCGCACAGAGCAGAGCTTTTTTGTGCCAAAGCTGGAGATCGTGGACAACGACTATGACCTGTCTATCAACAAGTACAAGAAAACCGAATATGTGGCGGTGGAATATCCTCCGACAAGCGAGATCATGGCAGACCTTGACGGGCTTTACAAAGAGCTTGGCGGTGTGCTGTCGGAGTTGGGAGGATTGCTGAATGAGTAA